One part of the Glycine soja cultivar W05 chromosome 11, ASM419377v2, whole genome shotgun sequence genome encodes these proteins:
- the LOC114376622 gene encoding receptor-like protein kinase HSL1 — protein sequence MTNPKNQTTLSIVIIVYILFSLATTLVSCLNQEGLYLYQLKLSLDDPDSKLSSWNSRDATPCNWYGVTCDAATNTTVTELDLSDTNIGGPFLSNILCRLPNLVSVNLFNNSINETLPSEISLCKNLIHLDLSQNLLTGPLPNTLPQLLNLRYLDLTGNNFSGPIPDSFGTFQNLEVLSLVSNLLEGTIPSTLGNVSTLKMLNLSYNPFFPGRIPPEIGNLTNLQVLWLTQCNLVGVIPTSLGRLGKLQDLDLALNDLYGSIPSSLTELTSLRQIELYNNSLSGELPKGMGNLTNLRLIDASMNHLTGRIPEELCSLPLESLNLYENRFEGELPASIADSPNLYELRLFGNRLTGKLPENLGRNSPLRWLDVSSNQFWGPIPATLCDKGALEELLVIYNLFSGEIPASLGTCQSLTRVRLGFNRLSGEVPAGIWGLPHVYLLELVDNSFSGSIARTIAGAANLSLLILSKNNFTGTIPDEVGWLENLVEFSASDNKFTGSLPDSIVNLGQLGILDFHKNKLSGELPKGIRSWKKLNDLNLANNEIGGRIPDEIGGLSVLNFLDLSRNRFLGKVPHGLQNLKLNQLNLSYNRLSGELPPLLAKDMYRSSFLGNPGLCGDLKGLCDGRGEEKSVGYVWLLRTIFVVATLVFLVGVVWFYFRYKNFQDSKRAIDKSKWTLMSFHKLGFSEDEILNCLDEDNVIGSGSSGKVYKVVLSSGEVVAVKKIWGGVKKEVESGDVEKGGRVQDNAFDAEVETLGKIRHKNIVKLWCCCTTRDCKLLVYEYMPNGSLGDLLHSSKGGLLDWPTRYKIAVDAAEGLSYLHHDCVPAIVHRDVKSNNILLDVDFGARVADFGVAKAVETTPKGAKSMSVIAGSCGYIAPEYAYTLRVNEKSDIYSFGVVILELVTGKRPVDPEFGEKDLVKWVCTTLDQKGVDHLIDPRLDTCFKEEICKVFNIGLMCTSPLPIHRPSMRRVVKMLQEVGTENQTKSAKKDGKLSPYYYDDASDHGSVV from the exons ATGACAAACCCAAAAAACCAAACAACACTCTCCATCGTCATCATAGTCTACATTCTCTTCTCACTAGCAACGACGTTGGTGTCGTGTCTGAACCAAGAAGGCTTATACCTCTACCAGCTAAAACTCTCCTTAGACGACCCAGACTCGAAACTCTCCTCATGGAACTCACGAGACGCCACTCCCTGCAACTGGTACGGCGTAACCTGCGACGCCGCAACAAACACCACCGTAACGGAGTTGGACTTGTCCGACACCAACATCGGAGGCCCATTCCTCTCTAACATCTTGTGTCGTCTCCCAAACCTCGTTTCTGTGAACCTGTTCAACAACTCCATCAACGAAACCCTACCTTCAGAAATCTCCCTCTGTAAAAACCTCATCCACCTCGACCTCTCCCAGAATCTTCTCACGGGCCCACTCCCAAACACGCTCCCGCAACTTCTTAATCTCCGCTACCTCGACCTCACCGGCAACAACTTCTCCGGCCCCATCCCTGACTCATTCGGAACATTCCAGAACCTGGAAGTTCTCTCCCTCGTTTCGAATCTTCTAGAAGGCACAATCCCTTCCACCTTAGGTAATGTGAGTACTCTGAAGATGCTGAACTTAAGCTACAACCCTTTTTTCCCCGGTCGGATCCCGCCGGAGATCGGAAACCTAACGAACCTCCAAGTTCTCTGGCTAACGCAATGCAACCTCGTCGGCGTCATTCCAACCTCCCTCGGGAGGTTGGGAAAGCTACAGGATTTGGACCTCGCGCTCAACGACCTCTACGGTTCCATCCCGAGTTCGCTCACCGAGTTAACCAGCCTGAGACAGATCGAGTTGTATAACAACTCGCTCTCCGGGGAGCTTCCGAAGGGAATGGGGAACCTCACTAACTTGAGGCTCATCGATGCTTCCATGAATCACTTGACCGGAAGGATTCCGGAGGAGCTCTGTTCTCTGCCGCTGGAGAGTCTTAACCTTTACGAGAATCGCTTCGAGGGCGAGTTGCCGGCGAGCATTGCTGATTCGCCGAATTTGTATGAATTGAGGCTCTTCGGTAACCGGCTTACCGGAAAGTTACCGGAGAATCTCGGGAGAAACTCGCCGCTCCGGTGGCTTGATGTTTCGAGCAACCAGTTCTGGGGGCCAATTCCGGCGACGCTGTGTGACAAGGGGGCGCTAGAGGAGCTTCTGGTGATTTACAATCTTTTCTCCGGGGAGATTCCGGCGAGCCTCGGCACGTGCCAGAGCTTGACACGTGTGAGGCTCGGTTTTAACAGACTCTCCGGCGAGGTTCCCGCGGGGATCTGGGGGCTGCCGCACGTGTACCTGCTCGAGCTTGTTGATAACTCGTTTTCCGGTTCCATTGCGAGGACCATTGCTGGTGCTGCGAACTTGTCGCTGTTGATTTTGTCCAAGAACAACTTCACGGGAACGATTCCCGATGAGGTTGGGTGGTTGGAGAATCTCGTCGAGTTTTCAGCTAGTGATAATAAATTCACTGGTTCGCTTCCTGATAGTATTGTGAATCTTGGGCAGCTTGGGATTCttgattttcataaaaataagcTCTCTGGGGAGCTTCCGAAAGGGATTCGTTCTTGGAAGAAGCTCAACGATTTGAATCTGGCGAACAATGAGATTGGTGGGAGGATTCCTGATGAGATTGGGGGTTTGTCCGTGCTGAATTTTCTGGACCTTTCTAGAAACCGGTTTTTGGGGAAAGTCCCTCACGGGTTGCAGAATCTGAAGCTGAATCAGCTCAATTTGTCTTATAACCGATTATCCGGTGAATTACCTCCTTTGTTGGCTAAGGATATGTATAGGTCTAGTTTTCTAGGGAATCCTGGGCTGTGTGGGGATTTGAAGGGGTTGTGTGATGGGAGGGGTGAGGAGAAGAGTGTGGGTTATGTTTGGCTGCTTCGAACGATTTTTGTTGTTGCCACTTTGGTTTTCCTTGTTGGTGTGGTTTGGTTTTACTTTAGGTACAAGAATTTCCAGGACTCGAAGAGGGCGATCGATAAGTCGAAATGGACGTTGATGTCGTTTCATAAGCTGGGTTTTAGTGAAGATGAGATTTTGAACTGTCTTGATGAGGATAATGTGATTGGAAGCGGATCGTCCGGGAAGGTCTACAAGGTTGTGCTTAGCAGTGGGGAGGTTGTGGCTGTGAAGAAGATATGGGGAGGGGTTAAGAAGGAGGTGGAGAGTGGGGATGTTGAGAAGGGTGGTAGGGTTCAGGACAATGCTTTTGATGCTGAGGTTGAAACTTTAGGTAAAATCAGGCATAAGAACATTGTTAAGCTGTGGTGTTGCTGTACCACTAGGGATTGCAAGCTCTTGGTTTATGAATATATGCCTAATGGAAGTCTTGGTGATTTGCTTCATAGCAGTAAGGGAGGGTTGTTGGATTGGCCAACAAGGTACAAGATAGCTGTGGATGCTGCAGAAGGCCTCTCTTATCTGCACCATGACTGTGTTCCCGCAATTGTTCATAGAGATGTGAAATCTAACAATATTCTGTTGGACGTGGACTTTGGTGCGAGGGTGGCTGATTTTGGAGTAGCTAAGGCGGTTGAAACCACGCCCAAAGGAGCTAAATCCATGTCCGTCATTGCTGGCTCTTGTGGCTATATTGCACCAG AATATGCATATACACTTAGAGTGAACGAGAAGAGCGACATATACAGTTTCGGGGTTGTCATACTCGAGTTGGTCACTGGAAAACGCCCCGTGGACCCTGAATTTGGGGAGAAAGACTTGGTTAAGTGGGTGTGCACAACCTTGGACCAGAAAGGCGTGGACCATTTAATTGATCCAAGGCTTGATACTTGTTTCAAAGAAGAGATTTGCAAGGTCTTCAACATTGGACTCATGTGCACTAGTCCTCTTCCTATCCACCGGCCTTCAATGAGAAGAGTGGTGAAGATGTTGCAAGAGGTGGGAACAGAGAACCAAACCAAGTCTGCAAAGAAAGATGGAAAGTTATCCCCTTATTACTATGACGATGCCTCGGATCATGGAAGTGTTGTTTAA
- the LOC114375937 gene encoding serine/threonine-protein kinase-like protein ACR4, with protein MNHGTYIAYDVVMVTLSISFFVLAVVLYLVCKKKPVESEETLAVKHCARAYSLMDIHAATDGFNHSRILGKGRVGTVYAGVQENGELVAVKRIHSVLVLSNAGFGFSSVLKWLSSAQHPNIVSILGFSEAPGERIIVMEFGRMVSLDFYLHQNVNGASLLDWNKRIRIASGAARGIQYLHEVATPNIVHGCVKSSNVLIDVNFCPRICDYGLNFLAPREKRGLVGYVDDEYWNEEGGGASKESDVYGLGVIMLELLSGRGCEEGLIAKWALPLIKEMSFGELLDARLVIPSDMKPLVRLAKVASACVGNSRKCRPSIAQVTTILNNIEMEVCI; from the coding sequence ATGAACCATGGCACGTACATTGCTTATGATGTGGTCATGGTTACTCTATCCATATCCTTCTTTGTTCTTGCTGTTGTTCTCTATCTTGTGTGCAAGAAGAAACCGGTTGAATCAGAAGAAACACTTGCTGTGAAGCATTGTGCTCGTGCATACTCATTGATGGACATTCATGCTGCCACTGATGGCTTCAACCATAGCAGAATTCTGGGAAAGGGTCGCGTAGGAACCGTGTATGCCGGTGTACAAGAGAATGGAGAACTTGTGGCTGTGAAAAGGATTCATTCCGTTCTTGTGTTGAGCAATGCAGGATTTGGATTCTCATCAGTGTTGAAATGGCTCTCTTCAGCTCAACACCCCAACATTGTTTCTATCCTAGGATTCTCCGAAGCACCGGGCGAGAGGATCATAGTGATGGAGTTTGGGAGAATGGTGAGTTTGGATTTCTATTTGCATCAAAATGTTAATGGTGCATCACTCTTGGATTGGAACAAGAGGATCAGAATTGCGTCTGGAGCAGCTAGAGGGATTCAGTACCTTCATGAAGTGGCGACACCAAACATTGTACATGGGTGTGTCAAGTCCTCAAATGTTTTAATTGATGTCAATTTTTGTCCTAGGATTTGTGATTATGGTCTCAATTTTTTGGCACCCCGAGAAAAGAGAGGGCTAGTAGGGTATGTGGATGATGAGTATTGGAATGAAGAAGGGGGTGGTGCTAGCAAGGAAAGTGATGTTTATGGGTTAGGGGTGATCATGCTTGAGCTATTAAGTGGTAGAGGGTGTGAGGAAGGATTGATAGCTAAATGGGCATTGCCTTTGATCAAGGAAATGAGTTTTGGTGAACTTTTGGATGCTAGGTTGGTGATTCCTTCTGACATGAAGCCTCTAGTTAGATTAGCCAAAGTTGCTTCAGCTTGTGTTGGTAATTCAAGGAAGTGTAGGCCTTCCATTGCTCAAGTGACAACTATTTTGAACAATATAGAGATGGAAGTGTGCATATGA